AGTTGGCTAGATCTAATCTGTTTCAGCTTATTTGCCATTGGTATTGCAACACTCTGTGCTTTCTTCACCCAAGGTAGAACTATTTCGTGGGATACACCTTGGATCGGTTATCTACTTATTATCAGCATAATTTGTATTGGTATTGCTATTTTAATTGAATCTCAAAGGAAGTCTCCTATACTTGATTGGCAATGGCTCACAACTAGGCAAATTATTACTTTCGGTTTAATGTCGGCGATTGTGCGAATGCTCATTTCAGAGCAAACCGTTGGTGCAGCAGGCTTAATGAAAAGCTTAGGAATGAATAACGATCAGATGGTTACATTTTATACGGTAACATTTATTGCTTCTATTGTAGGAATTATACTAAGTGTAATTACTTTCAATATTCTAGATATCCGTAAGCCTATTTCCATTGCTTTACTCGGTATTGCTATCGGCTCATTCATTGATATTGGTGTAGGCGTACAAACTCGCCCCGAACAACTTTACATTAGCCAAGCAATCATTGCTTTTTCTGCCCTCTATTTTATGGGACCAATGATGTTAGAAGGGTTAATCAGAGCATTAGCTAAAGGGCCATCTCATATAATGAGTTTCTCAGCCATTTTTGGTCTATCTCAAACCTTAGGGGGATTAGGGGGCGCAGCTCTTTTTAGTCAATTTATAACTTACCGTACCAAAGAACATTTAGCCGATATGACAAGCTATCTCAGCCTAACAAATCCCCAAGTTACCCTTGGGTTAAAACAACTATCCGCTATATTTTCCCCTTTAACGACCGATCCAATTATCTTACAAAGTCAAGCAACAACGTTGCTCATTCGTCAAACAAGTTTAGAAGCTCAAGTGCTAGCATACAATGATCTTTTCATTATCATTGGTGTCGGAGCAAGTATCGCGTTCATTTATAGTATCATTTCTCGAATATATTATCGTTATCATAAAATCAATATCATTGGCAAAGAACTTGCCGTTTTAATGCAATCTATGCCTAAATAATATCTAACTGGAATCAATAAAATGGAACAAAATCAGCCAGCAGAACAACCGAATAAACCAACTAGATGGTCACCTAAGAAACATAGCACCTTTGGACGTTTAGTTTTTATCAGTGCTATTATTGGCGGTGTTATTGCCACTCTTTACGCTTGGCATTTACCTCCCTTTAATACTAATACCGTTTACAGTAATAACGCCTATGTACGTGGGCAAACTACACTAATTAGTGCCAAAGTAAGTGGTTATGTAAAAGAAGTGTTTGTCCAAGACTTTAATCAAATAGGGGAAAATCAAGCTCTAATTCAAATTGATGAAGCTCCTTATCAAGCAAAAGTTGCTCAAGCAAAAGCGAACCTATTAGGACAATCAGCTGCACTAAAACAAATAGCTCAAAGCCGTTTATCTGCTGACGCCAATATTCAAATTAGTAAATCAGCTATTGAAAATGCCAAAGCACAATTACATCGAGCACAACTTGAATTCAACCGTATCAATCAATTAATTAAAACAAATTCAGCCTCTAAACGAGAACAAGATCAAGCAGTAGCAGCATTAACTCAAGCAGAAACAGCATTACAACAAGCCCGCCAGCAATATACTATTGCTGAGCAAAACCGCTTAAACGTCAATGATAATAATGAAAAATTAACTGCCGGAGTAGAAAGTGCAGAAGCAATGTTGAATTTAGCTCAACAAGATTTAGAAAATACCCTAGTCAAAGCACCCGTTGCAGGAACACTGAGCGAAATTTCAGTTAAAAAAGGGCAATTCGTTAGCGTAGGTAGCCAGCTAATGTTTATTGTTCCACCTAAACGCTGGGTCATTGCCAATATCAAAGAAACGGATATGGCAAATGTAAACATTGGGCAAGCCGTAAAATTAAGTGTTGATGCTTTAAACCACCAACAATTTAACGGTAAAGTTGTCGAAATTTCTCCTGCGACGGCCTCTGAATTCAGCATTATCAGGGCGGATAGTGGCACAGGTAATTTTGTGAAAATTGCTCAACGAATTCCTGTTAAAATTGAATTTACCCCTGATCAAGCAGATCTGGATAAAATTCTAGCTGGAATGTCTGTTGAAGTAGAAATTGATACTTCATCAGCTAAAGATCAATCATCACAGTATTGATATTTAAAAAGTTCACTAAACAGTAATTTCAACATATATTTCACGAATAACACTATGGCATTAAATGAAAAACCAATAATTTCTAACCAACATGGTGCATTTGTAATGGCATTTATTCCCTATTTTTATGGAATAAGTGCCAGCCATTGGGTCAATGCACACTATTGGCTAGGGTTATCGTGGCTATTTCTCTATCTTTTTTCTTATCCATTTTTCTCCCTTTTTTATAAAAAAAAGAAAGAAAAATATCAGAAATGGGCGATTATCTACGCAATATTTGCAGGACTAACTATCTTTCCTTTACTTATTATGCAACCTGCTATTTTGCAATTTTTTATCTGGATCTTACCGCTTGTTGGGATACAGATTTATTATGCTAAAAAGCGAGATGAACGGAATTTACTCAATACAATTTCTGCTATTATCAGCTTTGGTATTATCGGAATGGCAAGTTTTTATCTCGCAACCGAGCAGTATAACTTCGCTATTTTATTCCACCCCAGCCTATTTTTTATTGCTACTACCCTGTATATTAAAAGTGTGGCACGAGAGCGTAAAAATCCACGCTATTTAACTGTAAGTATTGCGTTTCACTGGGGAATATTTTTCTTATATCTTACACAAGGGGCATTACTAATCGCTCTCGCCTATTTCTTTGCGAGCTTACGTGCAACAATAATTCCAACAAGAAAATTAACCATTAAACAAATTGGGTTATTAGAATTCCCAATCATTGCCCTTTTCTTTTTCTGCTTAATCTTTTCTTAATTTTAAAATATCTTATACATAATGGGCTATCCTTGATGAAAAAATACATTATTTTATTTTTGTTTCTGTCTTTTATTATTGGTGGAATTTATTTCTATCAACAGAATAAATCAGAAAATATTACCTATTTAACCGAAATAGTAGAACGTGGTAATCTACAAAAAAATGTCGTAGCCACCGGCACAATCCGTGCATTAAAACGAGTTGAAGTTGGGGCTCAAGCCTCAGGAAGAATTGAAAAAATTTGGGTAAGCCTTGGACAACAAGTCAAAGCAGGTGATTTAATTGCCGAGATTGATTCACAAAATCAACGTAATGCTTTAGAAACGGCTCAAGCAAGACTTAGTTCTTACCAAGCACAGCTCAATGCAAAAAATGTAAGTTATGATGTCGCAAAATCTAATTTCCTCCGCATACAAAAATTATATAGCCAAAAATCAACCAGTTTAAATGAACTAGACAATGCAAAAAACAGCTTAGCAAATGCAGAAGCCGCCATTAAAGAAATTACCGCTTCAATTAAACAAGCAGAAATTGAAGTGAAGATTGCTAAAACTAATTTAGGTTATACTAAAATTCACTCACCAATTGATGGTACAGTGATTTCTATCCCTGTGTCAGAAGGACAAACTGTAAACGCTAATCAAATTACCCCAACCATTATTCAAGTTGCCGATCTTTCTAAATTATTAATTCGCTTAGAAATATCTGAAGGTGATATTACTAAAATCCATCCGGGAATGAAGGTAGAATTTTCAACATTATCTGACCCTGATCATAAATTTCATAGCCAAATTAATTCTGTTGATCCTGCTCTTACTACCCTAAGCGATAATGAATATAAAGAATCTGTTGCAACAACTAATGCAGTCTACTTCTACGCTAATAGTATTGTGGATAACCCAACCAATCAGCTTCGTATTGGAATGACTGCTCAAGCACAAATTTCAGTTGCTAACATTAAAAATACGTTACTCATTCGAACGGCAACCATTAAACGAGAAGGCTCCCAAACTTTCGTCAATGTACTTAAAAATGGAGCAATTGAAAAACGTCAGATACAAATTGGGCAAAATGATGAGGCTCGTTCACAAATTCTTTCAGGGCTAGCGGAAGGTGAAAAAGTCGTTTCATCTCAAATAATTGAGGGCGAAAAAATAGGTAATTCTCCTCGCCGTGTCAGAATGTTTTAATCGCAAGCGGTCAGAAATTATGAATATTATAAAAATTCGTGCGTTGAATAAATTTTTTAACCAAGGTGAAAACCATACTCAAATTCTCAAAGATATCAATCTTGATATCAAAAAAGGAGAATTTATTGCGATTATCGGGGCCTCCGGCTCTGGCAAATCAACCCTAATGAATATTATTGGCTGTTTAGATACCGCAAGCACTGGCTCATATAAAATTGCAGATACTGAAGTCAGTCAATTAGATAGCAATGCCTTATCCGATCTCCGTCAAAAAGTTTTTGGTTTTATTTTCCAACGCTATAACTTACTTTCGACCTTAACAGCCTTAGAAAATGTTGCTCTACCTGCAATTTATGCAGGTATTGAACAAAAACATCGCTTAACTCGCGCCAAACACCTATTAGAAAAATTAGGACTAGGCGACCGCTTATCTAATAAACCAAACCAACTCTCTGGAGGACAGCAACAACGTGTGAGTATTGCCCGAGCCTTGATGAACGGCGGGGAAATTATTTTAGCAGATGAACCCACAGGGGCGTTAGATTCAAAAAGTGGCGAAACAGTAATGGCAATTTTACAAGAACTACATCGTGAAGGACATACTATTATTTTAGTTACCCACGATAAACAAGTCGCCGAATTTGCTAATCGCATCATTGAAATCAAAGATGGGCAAATTATTGCTGATCATAAAAAGTCAGAGACCGTGAATAATAAACTCTCTCATTTATCTGAACCCAAAAAATACTTCCAGTTCTATAAAGATCAGCTCATTGAATCCTTCAAAATGTCTGTGAAAGCGATTATTTCCCATAAACTCCGCTCGCTTTTAACAATGCTTGGTATCATTATTGGGATTACTTCTGTCATTTCCGTTATCGCTCTCGGTAACGGCTCACAACAACAAATTTTATCGAATATCAGTTCACTCGGCACAAATACCATAGATATCTATAATGGTACAGGCTTTGGCGATCGGCGTGCGGCAAAAATGCAAAATCTAACGCTGAATGATGCACAAGCACTTACTCAACAGAGCTATATTGAAAGTACTACACCAAATAGTGCCGTAAACGGTACGCTGACCTACGGCAGTAAAGAATATACAGCCCAAGTAAAAGGCGTAAGCGATCAATTTTTTGATGTAAAAGGTATTAAACTACAGCAAGGCTCGCTATTTACCGCCAATGATGTAAAACATAATGAACAAGTTGCAGTAATCGACTTCAATACACAAAAGCAAATTTTTACCGACATCTCACCGCTTGGTAAAATTATTATGATCAATAAAAAGCCATTAAAAATCATTGGAATTGCAAGCAATAATGGTATGAATACAAATACCAGCCTCAATATCTGGATTCCTTACACAACGGCAATGAATAAAATTTCTGGCAATAATAAAATTGATTCAATTACAGTAAAAATCAAAGATGAAATTAACACTCAAATAGCAGAAAAGGATCTAACACAACTACTTACCCTTCGCCACGGTAAAAAAGATTTCTTTATGATGAATACTGATACTATAAAACAGACGATTGAAAGTACTACTAACACAATGAAATTACTGATTTCATCTATTGCACTTATTTCTTTAGTTGTAGGAGGAATTGGTGTAATGAATATAATGTTGGTTTCAGTAACCGAACGAACCAAAGAAATAGGAATTAGAATGGCAATCGGTGCTCGTCAATCTAATATTCTGCAACAATTTCTTATTGAAGCAATTTTAATCTGTTTAATCGGCGGTATTACAGGAATTTTATTTGCTTTAGCTATTGGGCTATTATTTAACAGTCTAGGCAATAATTTTACGATGATTTTTTCTAGCTTTTCAATTATTTCAGCCGTTATTTGCTCAACTCTTATCGGTATTATTTTCGGTTATATGCCAGCTAGAAATGCGGCAAAGCTTAACCCGATCAATGCATTAGCAAGAGATTAAATTTAATCTTTTGCTTATAGTAAATAAAAAAACAAGCGGTCAATTCAAAGAGTTTTTTGCATTCTGCAAACTTTTCGCCAATCTGACCGCTTGTCTATTTATCTTATTTAATTTAATAATCTAATTGATCTTTATGTAATTGATAATCTTCTTTCAATGCTTTGATGAGCTCCACAAAATCATCTGGTAAAGGTGCGTGCCATTCCATCAATTCTCCTGTAATAGGGTGATTTAATCGTAGCATTGCTGCGTGTAAAGCCTGACGTTTAAAGCCTCTTAATACCGCTAGAAATTCAGCACTTGCCCCTTTCGGTGGCCGTGGACGACCGCCGTAAAGTTGATCACCTAATAAAGGGTGAGCAATATGAGCCATATGCACACGGATTTGGTGAGTTCTTCCTGTTTCTAAGCGTAAACGTAAACGAGTATAATTACGAAAACGCTCCATAATTCGATAATGGGTTACTGCTGGTTTTCCCATTGGGTGAACGGCCATTGCTGTACGCTTAATAGAATGACGAGCCATTGGTTCATCAACCTTACCCCCTTGCGTCATAATACCGCTTGCAACTGCTTCATATTCACGGGTAATTTCACGTTTTTGTAATGCATTGACTAAATGAGTTTGAGCAGGAATGGTTTTAGCAACAACCATTAAGCCCGTTGTGTCTTTATCTAAACGATGAACAATACCAGCCCTAGGTACTTCTGCAATTTGCGGATAATGATAAAGTAACGCATTCAGCAATGTCCCACTCGGATTTCCCGCCCCTGGGTGAACAACTAAGCCTTTTGGCTTATTGATAACTAAAATATCATCGTCTTCATACACAATATCTAATGGGATATTTTCTGGTTCAAAACGAACTTCATCTTCAAGTTCTACTTGAATTTCAATTGATTCACCGCCAAACACCTTTTCTCGTGCTTTATTGACAATAACGCCGTTCACCTTAACTTGATCATTTTCTATCCATATTTTAATCCGTGAACGTGAATAATCTGGAAAAAGTTGTGCTAACGCTTGGTCAAGCCTTGCGCCTAATAAATCAGAAGTCACTTCTGTTTCTAATGTAATTTGTTGAGTCATTCGAATTTTAATTCCACACTTTATTTTTAGTTGTTTTCTTATCGGGCAATGTCCTATAAAATAGGGCGATTATTCCGATGAACTTTATGAATAATACTAAGTCGAACTGTATTGTACATTAACTTTTCATCGCAGACACTTTTTATAGGTAAAACATTATGCGTAAATTGAGCTTATTAGCCTCTATTTTATTAACAAGTTTAGCGATTACCGCCTGCTCTAACTCAAATAAAAATGAATTTGAAGGCATTCCCGCCCAAGAGCTTTATAGTAAAGGGCAAAATTACTTACAAGATGGCGATTACAACAATGCTATTCGCTATTTAGAAGCGGTAGATGTCCGTACTAAACAAACCGCTTACGGCGAACAAGTTCAACTCAGCGTCATTTATGCCCAATATAAACTCGGTGAATATTACAAAGCATTAGATGCAGCAGAACGCTTTGCTCGTAGCTATCCAAGTAGTTCATCAATGGATTATGTATTCTATTTAGCAGGATTAAGTAACGCTCGTTTAGCAGATAACTGGATTCAAAATAAGTTCCGTATCAATCCAGCAGGCAGAGCCGTGGATAATGTGCGTAACGCTTATGGCAACTTCCAAACACTGATACAGCACTATCCGCAAAGCCAATATGTACAAGATGCTCAAAATTGGATGGTGTATATGAAAAATCGCCTTGCCAACCACGAATTAGATATTGCAAAATTTTATATGAAACGTGATGCCTACGTTGCGGTCATCAATCGTATTGAGGAAATGCTACGCATCTATCCAGATTCAGAAGCTGCCTATAAAGCATTACCATTACTTAAGAAATCTTTCGAAGCAATCAATATTGATGACTCAGCAAAAAAAGTCGATGATATGATCGAAAAATCGAAAGATAAAACTTTCCCTGAAATCGTAAAACCAGAGTATCCCGCTCAATTTTAACAATCGATAGGATAATAATATTTTTTGCATTATTTAAAGGGGCGACTTCGCCCCTTTCCCATTTTAATTATTCAAAGAAAGAGAAAAAGATGAGAGTTTTAGGTATTGAAACGTCTTGTGATGAAACAGGCGTTGCAATTTATGATGAAAATGAGGGGCTAATCGCCAACCAACTTTATAGCCAAATAGATATACACGCTGACTACGGTGGCGTTGTGCCAGAACTCGCTTCACGAGATCATATTCGCAAAACTCTTCCCTTGATCCAAACAGCATTAAAAGAAGCAAATCTCACCGCTTGTGATATTGATGCTATTGCCTACACCGCAGGCCCGGGGCTAGTTGGAGCATTACTCGTTGGCTCAACAATTGCTCGTTCCCTTGCTTATGCGTGGAATGTACCAGCTCTTGGCGTACATCATATGGAAGGGCATTTACTTGCCCCAATGCTTGAAGAAAAAGCACCTGAATTTCCTTTTGTTGCCCTGCTTATTTCTGGTGGGCATACCCAATTAGTCAGCGTTGAAAACGTGGGACATTATGAATTATTAGGTGAGTCTATTGATGATGCCGCAGGGGAAGCCTTTGATAAAACAGCAAAATTACTTGGTTTAGACTACCCAGGCGGAGCTGCATTAGCTAAATTAGCCGAAAAAGGGACTGCTGGGCGCTTTCATTTTCCACGCCCAATGACCGATCGCCCAGGGCTTGATTTCAGCTTCTCAGGGCTAAAAACTTTTGCCGCCAATACCATTAATACCAACCTCAATGAACAAGGTCAATTAGATGAACAAACTCGTTGTGATATTGCTCACGCTTTCCAACAAGCAGTTATTGATACCTTGATCATTAAATGTAAACGAGCCTTACAACAAACAGGCTACAAACGTTTAGTAATTGCAGGTGGCGTAAGTGCGAATACTCAATTACGCCAAGATCTTTCTCATTTAATGGAGCAAGTAGGCGGACAAGTTTTCTATCCACGCCCTCAATTTTGTACTGATAATGGGGCAATGATTGCTTACGCAGGTTTTTTACGCCTTAAAAATGGTGAGCAAACGGATCTTTCAGTAAGTGTTAAGCCTCGTTGGGCAATGACTGAACTTCCGCCAATTACCAATAATAAAGGTTAAAAAATAAGAAACTTATCAAAGTTTTACACAGCCTGAGATTGTCAAGTAGGAAACACATAAAAAAATTTAATTTTTTTGCTGACAATCTCTAGCCAAATCATAACTAATTGATTTATAAAGAAATGCCATTTTGCAACCAATTGTAAAGAGAGTAAGAAGATCCTAGATAGGACAATGGATTACAAGATTTTCAACTTAATAATCCACAAAGTTATCCACAGATTATGTGGATATAAAATCCCGTATTTTTGCAGAAAACTATCCTATAAATGTGATCTTATAACTAATAGCGGCGGTCGATGGCATAGATCTTTAAATTCACTATGCCATTGCGTTTGTTCAGTAAGCATTGGCTCTTCAATTCGATCTAATATAAAACCTGACTGCATAAGCTGATTTAAAATTGTGGATAATGTACGGTGATAAGTCGTGAAAGACTGCTGAAACCAATTTCGTTCACGTTTCCCTTCTTCTCGATAATAATTTAAACGATATGCCTGTTGTTCCTTTTCAGCATTTTTTTCCCAGCGTTCTCCACCACGATAGCAAGTGACAATCGGGTGTTCTTGAGAAAAAATCAATGTTCCCTGTGGCTTTAATTTTTTCCGAATTTTCTGCAATAAATCAGGAAAATTTTCCACATAATGAAAAGCAAAAGAGCTAGTAATAAGATCAAAATTCTGTTCTTCAACTTGATCTAAGTCTGCCATTGGTAAATTATAAAAGCGGTAAGCGGTAAGATCCCTGCTATTTTTTGCAAAATTCTGTTCCGCTTGCGACAACATTGCCTTTGAGAGATCCAATCCAACCACTTTTCTGGCCCCTAATGCTAAATATTGTTGCAAATGATCACCCACTCCACAGCCAAGATCAAGCACTGACTTCCCTTTTAAATCAGGTAATAGGGCGAACATTGTTGGCTTCTCAATCAATTCATTTACACTATGAGGATTTTCTCTTAATTTTAAATAACGTTCAAAAAAGACAGGATTATCATAAATACTCATTTGCATTATAGCTGCTCCAATTTTGCCACTTTTGCAATTAGCCATTTAATACCTTGCTGAACGAAAGCAATTTGTAAACGTGTCTGCTCCCCACTTCCCTCAACATTAATAATTGTCCCTTGCCCAAATTTTGGGTGTTTAACCTTTTGTCCCATTTTCCAGCCATCATCATTCTCTAAACAAGCGGTCTTTTTTAAAGAATTTTTGCTAATAAAGCTTGCGGGCAAATTGATGTTGCCACGCAAACGTACTTCACGGATATGATTTTCAGGTAATTCAGCAATAAAACGGGAAGGAATATGGCGCTCTTCCTTACCGTATAAACGCCGACTTTCTGCATAGCTAATGGTCAATTTACGTTTCGCACGGGTAATCCCAACATACGCTAAACGACGTTCTTCCTGTAAACGTCCCTCATCAAAACTCTTACCACTTGGAAAAATTCCTTCTTCAATGCCAACCATAAATACACGGGGAAATTCCAGCCCCTTTGCCGAATGAAGCGTCATCAGTTCAACATAATCTTGATGAGGTGAGGCTTGTGCTTCGCCCGCCTCAAGCGAAGCATGGGTTAGGAAAGCGGTCAAATCGCTCATTTCTTCTGCCTCATCAGGATTAGTAAACTGGCGAGCAGCCGTAACTAACTCTTCTAAGTTTTCAATACGCACCTCGCCTTTCTCGCCTTTTTCTTGTTTATACATTTCATATAGACCCGATTTTTTTATCACAAAATCTGCCTGCTCAAATAACGGCATTTGCTCTGTTTCTTGATCAAGTGCATTGATAAGCTCAACAAAACGCAATAACGCATTGGCTGCACGCCCCGATAGTTGCTCTTCATTTACTGCCACCTGAATAGCCTGCCAAAGCGTAATTTGACGAGAACGTGTGAGCTGACGCAAAATATCTAAAGTACGTTCACCAATGCTACGAGTTGGAGTATTTACAACCCGCTCAAAAGCAGCATCGTCTTGACGGTTGGCAATTAAGCGTAAATAAGCTAGGGCATCTTTAATTTCTTGGCGTTCAAAAAACCGCATACCACCATAAATACGATAAGGAATATTAGCTTGAATAAGTGCCTCTTCAATCACCCGTGATTG
This portion of the Vespertiliibacter pulmonis genome encodes:
- the uvrD gene encoding DNA helicase II; the protein is MDFSLLLDGLNDKQREAVAAPLGNYLVLAGAGSGKTRVLTHRIAWLVGVENVPESNILAVTFTNKAASEMRHRIEYTLSQSGSNRLFGMWVGTFHSIANRLLRSHYLDAKLPQDFQIMDSEDQQRLIRRLLKLHNIDEKYFPAKQVAWFINAQKDQGLRADKLSQFDDENGKKLAQIYQIYQDACDRAGLVDFAELLIRTYELLKNNPLILQRYQQRFNQILIDEFQDTNNIQYHLIHLLAGANGNVMIVGDDDQSIYGWRGAQVENIQRFLDDYPKAQTIRLEQNYRSTGHILNSANALIANNNDRLGKNLWTDNGDGEPVDVYCAFNELDEARFVAAQIKQWKEDEGDLGECAVLYRSNSQSRVIEEALIQANIPYRIYGGMRFFERQEIKDALAYLRLIANRQDDAAFERVVNTPTRSIGERTLDILRQLTRSRQITLWQAIQVAVNEEQLSGRAANALLRFVELINALDQETEQMPLFEQADFVIKKSGLYEMYKQEKGEKGEVRIENLEELVTAARQFTNPDEAEEMSDLTAFLTHASLEAGEAQASPHQDYVELMTLHSAKGLEFPRVFMVGIEEGIFPSGKSFDEGRLQEERRLAYVGITRAKRKLTISYAESRRLYGKEERHIPSRFIAELPENHIREVRLRGNINLPASFISKNSLKKTACLENDDGWKMGQKVKHPKFGQGTIINVEGSGEQTRLQIAFVQQGIKWLIAKVAKLEQL